The following proteins come from a genomic window of Salminus brasiliensis chromosome 15, fSalBra1.hap2, whole genome shotgun sequence:
- the LOC140536010 gene encoding fish-egg lectin-like → MERPAVLFVLLNLWTTSLALECKLVRGSLKQIDAGNGQVFGVNTNNDIFTLYGSIWTQVPGSLKHVSVGPAGVWGVDANNYILRLDEGDWVIVPGLLTQVDAGGLASPAGVNMNDDIFCLLGRKGASWTNIPGKLKYYSCGPTSCWGVNGADNIFIMKGMTSTACVGSLLWEQVPGYLSMIEVSTDGKVYGVNSNGDIFIRDGIAPATPAGTGWRQIAYPQKAKHVSYDLGHLWVIATDNTINDCTE, encoded by the exons ATGGAGAGACCAGCTGTCCTCTTTGTGCTCCTCAACCTCTGGACAACCTCTCTGG CTCTAGAGTGTAAACTGGTACGAGGCAGCCTGAAGCAGATTGATGCTGGAAATGGTCAGGTGTTTGGAGTCAACACAAACAATGACATCTTCACCCTGTACGGTAGCATTTGGACACAGGTTCCTGGATCTCTGAAGCATGTCAGTGTGGGACCTGCTGGCGTCTGGGGAGTTGATGCAAACAACTACATCTTAAGACTTGATGAAGGAGACTGGGTCATTGTCCCGG GCCTCCTGACACAGGTTGATGCGGGAGGATTGGCCTCCCCAGCAGGAGTCAACATGAACGATGACATCTTCTGCCTTCTTGGGAGGAAAGGTGCTTCCTGGACAAATATCCCAGGAAAGCTGAAGTACTACAGCTGTGGACCGACCAGCTGCTGGGGGGTGAATGGTGCAGACAACATCTTCATTATGAAG GGCATGACTTCAACTGCTTGTGTTGGCTCCCTACTTTGGGAGCAGGTACCTGGATATCTTTCCATGATTGAAGTGTCAACTGATGGAAAAGTCTACGGGGTGAATTCCAATGGCGACATATTCATCAG AGATGGCATTGCACCAGCTACCCCTGCTGGCACTGGATGGCGCCAAATCGCATATCCTCAGAAAGCCAAACACGTGTCCTACGATCTCGGCCACCTGTGGGTCATTGCCACTGACAACACCATCAATGACTGCACTGAATAA